Within Bradymonas sediminis, the genomic segment AGCAGCGGGGAGCCGCCAAATAGGCCTCGATCCGCTGATTTCCGAATGGGGCAACCCAATCTGGCGTTAAACCCAGATTATCCTTTAGATGAATACATAGTCTTTAGGAAGCGAACCCGGAGAACTGAAACATCTCAGTACCCGGAGGAAGAGACATCAATTGAGATTCCCTTAGTAGCGGCGAGCGAACGGGGAAGAGCCTAAACTACGTGAGTGTGATAGCCCGCAGGCGTTGCTCACGTAGGGTTGTGGGACGTATATCCCTGGTATTGCGGTGCCAGGCTGGAGTTACAAAGTAAATGCATAGTCAAACGGTACTGGAAAGACCGGCCATAGAGGGTAAAAGCCCCGTCGACGACATGTGTTTGCCTCCAGTTATACGCTCCCGAGTACAATGGGGCACGAGAAATCCTGTTGGAAGCTGGGTGGACCATCATCCAAGGCTAAATACACGCAAACAACCGATAGTGCACAAGTACCGTGAGGGAAAGGTGAAAAGAACCCCTATAAGGGGAGTGAAATAGACCCTGAAACCGTACGCCTACAAGCAGTGGGAGCACGATGTTCATCCTTCGGGATGGACCGTGTGACTGCGTGCCTTTTGCATAATGAGTCAGCGAGTTGCTGTTACGTAGCAAGGTTAAACCGTTCTAGGTGAAGCCGTAGGGAAACCGAGTCTTAACCGGCGAATAAGTTGCGTGACGCAGACCCGAAACCAAGTGAGCTACCCTTGACCAGGTTGAAGTTCCGGTAAAACGGAATGGAGGACCGAACCCACTGACGTTGAAAAGCCAGGGGATGAGTTGAGGGTAGGGGTGAAAGGCCAATCAAACTTGGAGATAGCTGGTTCTCTCCGAAACCTATTTAGGTAGGGCCTCGGAACATTCACCAACGGAGGTAGAGCACTGAATGGGTAAGGGGGCTAACCGCCTACCGACCCCAATCAAACTCCGAATGCCGTTGAGTGTTATTCCGGGAGTCAGTCTACGGGTGATAACGTCCGTAGGCGAGAGGGCAACAACCCAGATCGCCAGCTAAGGCCCCTAAGTGACGACTAAGTGGAAAAGGATGTGGAAGCACACAGACAACCAGGAGGTTGGCTTAGAAGCAGCCATCCTTGAAAGAAAGCGTAATAGCTCACTGGTCAAGTGAATCCGCGCCGAAAATACACCGGGGCTTAAGTCGTCCGCCGAAGCTGCGAATTGCACATCCTCCTTCGGGAGCGTGCAGTGGTAGGAGAGCATTCCAGCCGCCGTCGAAGGGATACCGATAAGGAGTCCTGGAGGTTCTGGAAGAGAGTATGCTGACGTGAGTAACAACGAAACCGGGTGAGAAACCCGGTCGCCGAAAGCCGAAGGATTCCTGGGCCATGCTAATCAGCCCAGGGTGAGTCGGGACCTAAGTCGAGGCCGAAAGGCGTAGGCGATGGCAAGTGGGCAAATATTCCCACACCACGAGGCGAGGTGATGAAGATGAGGGACAACGGAGAACGCAAGGTCCGCCGGTAATTGGATTCCGGTTCAACCCCGTAGGCAGTTTGAGTAGGAGGCCATAGGCCACAAACGCTCGAATATTATGCCGAGAGGGGAGGAGGAAGGCTCCTTATTTGGAGCCTATGTCAACGGATTGTAGCGCCGCTTCCAAGAAAAATCTCGCATCCGAGCCCGTATCGTGCCCGTACCGCAAACCAACACAGGTCGGCTAGTAGAGTATACTAAGGCGTTTGAGAGAACCCTGGTTAAGGAACTCGGCAAATTGACACCGTAACTTCGGGAGAAGGTGTGCCCCCGGTCAGTGAGAGCCCACGCGGCTCGTAGCTAAAAGGGGTTGCAGAGAGCAGGGGGTAGCGACTGTTTACCAAAAACACAGGACTCTGCGAACTCTAGAGAGAGGACGTATAGGGTCTGACGCCTGCCCGGTGCTGGAAGGTTAAGGGGAGTGGTTAACCGCAAGGTGAAGCTGCGAACCGAAGCCCCAGTAAACGGCGGCCGTAACTATAACGGTCCTAAGGTAGCGAAATTCCTTGGCGGGTAAGTTCCGTCCTGCACGAATGGCGTAACGACTTCCCCACTGTCTCAACCAGGGACTCAGTGAAATCGAATTAGCGGTGAAGATGCCGTTTACCCGCGGCAAGACGGAAAGACCCCGTGAACCTTGACTGTAGCTTGGCACTGGTATTCGGGTTCATCTGTGTAGGATAGGTGGGAGACTGGGAAGCGGGCACGCTAGTGTCGGTGGAGTCGTCCTTGAAATACCACCCTGATGAACCTGGATGTCTAACCTGGGACCCTGAAGCGGGTCTGGGGACAGTGTCTGGTGGGCAGTTTGACTGGGGCGGTCGCCTCCTAAAATGTAACGGAGGCGCGCAAAGGTTGGCTCAGGCTGTATAGAAATCAGCCGCAGAGTGTAAAGGCATAAGCCAGCTTGACTGTGAGACATACAGGTCGAACAGGTACGAAAGTAGGCCTTAGTGATCCGGTGATTCCATATGGAAGGGTCATCGCTCAACGGATAAAAGGTACTCCGGGGATAACAGGCTTATCTCCTCCAAGAGTTCACATCGACGAGGAGGTTTGGCACCTCGATGTCGGCTCATCACATCCTGGGGCTGGAGCAGGTCCCAAGGGTTCGGCTGTTCGCCGATTAAAGTGGTACGCGAGCTGGGTTCAGAACGTCGTGAGACAGTTCGGTCCCTATCTGCCGTGGGCGCAGGAAAATTGAGAGGAATTGCCCCTAGTACGAGAGGACCGGGGTGAACGCATCCCTAGTGTACCGGTTGTCGCGCCAGCGGCACCGCCGGGTAGCTACATGCGGACAGGATAACCGCTGAAAGCATCTAAGCGGGAAGCCCCCCTCAAGATTAATTTTCCCTTCGGGTTTAACCCCGACTGCAAGGTCCGTCGAAGACGACGACGTGGATAGGCCTCAAGTGGACGCGTGGCAACACGTGGAGCTGAGAGGTACTAATCGACCGAGAGGCTTAATCTTTGATTTGCTTGCTTTCGACTCCAGGGTCGATTGGACGAGCTTAATCGATAAGATGCCTCGTATTCGCCCAACGCTTTATAATAATATCGCGGAAACTCAAAAGACACTGTCCTGTGCGATTTTCCCTGCGCCCCCGGCGGCTCTCAAGCCCAGGGCGCGCGGGTAGAACACAGCACCAAAGTTTGCTGGTGGTTATAGCGAAGAGGACCCACCCGATCCCATCTCGAACTCGGTCGTTAAGCTCTTCAGCGCTGATGGTACTGCAGTGGTGACGCTGTGGGAGAGTAGGTCGCTGCCAGCAATTTATTTCGAAGCACCCCGAAGCCCCGCCCGGTCAATGACCCGGCGGGGCTTTTGGCGTGGCCGTCAGTCTGATCCACCTGCGGGGCAAGCCCACAGGGGTCTTCGGGGCGCGCGACCCCGGCCGGCTTGCCCGGCCGGTGAAAGAGACTGATAGCCAGCACGTCGGGCGAACCCACAGGGGTCTTTTGGGGTCACGGTCGCCGTTGGCCGTCAGTCTGATTCACCTGTGGGGCAAGCCCACAGGGGTCTTCGGGACACGCGACCCCGGCCGGCTTGTCCGGCCGGTGAAAGAGACTGATAGCCAGCACGTCGGGCGAACCCACAGGGGTCTTTTGGGATCACGGTCGCCGTTGGCCGTCAGTCTGATTCACCTGTGGGGCAAGCCCACAGGGGTCTGTGGGGCGCGCGACCCCGGCCGGACAAGCCCACAGGGGTCTTTGGGACACGCGACCCCGGCCGGCTTGTCCGGCCGGTGAAAGAGACTGATCGCCAGCACGTGGGGCGCGCGACCCCGGCCGGCTTGCCCGCCCCGGTGAAAGAGACTGATTGCCAGCACGTGGGGCGCGCGACCAAGACACGCGAACACCAAAGCCCCGCCGAGTCTCTGACCCGGCGGGGCTTTGGTGTTCGCTATAGATCTCTCGCAAATCCTTATTTCAGGTCAAATATCAGGACGTCCGCGTCGGCTTTGGCGGTGATTTTTAGCATCTCCTCATCGGAGATGGCGGCGCCGTCACCTTCGACGAGTTCATGTCCGGCCAGGTCGATGGCGCCAGTGACGACCTGGACCCACGCGTGGCGACCTTTGGCGAGTTCGACGGTGACGTCGTTGCCTGAGGTTAACTTCGTGCCGTAGATGTAGGCATCGGTGCGAATCTCAATCGAGTCGTCGCGCCCGTCGGGCGAAAACAGAAGCTCCAGTTCACCGCCGCTCGTGCGGGAGCGCGCTTGTTGGGCATACCGGGGCTTGAGTCCGGTGCTCGACGGCGGCAGCCAGATCTGCAGGAATCGCACCGGCTCGGTTTTCGAGGCGTTGAACTCACTGTGGGTAATCCCGCTGCCGGCCGACAGAAGCTGTACATCGCCGGCGTTGATCACCGATCCGTTGCCCATACTGTCGCGATGCTGGAGCGCTCCCTCGACGACGTACGAGATGATCTCCATATCCCGATGAGGGTGCTCGCCGAATCCCATGCCGGGGATTACTCGGTCATCATTTATGACCCGTAGGCCACGGAATCCCATATGCTGCGGATCCCGATAGCTGCCGAACGAGAATGTGTGACGGCTGTTGAGCCAACCAGTGCGAGAGATACCGCGTTCATTTGCGTTTCTAATCTTGATCATCTTTATCTCCTGATTCTTTAGTTGAGTCGTTCGTTGCAAGTTTGGGCGCTGGTTCAGCGGTTCGTATGCACCCAGGCTTCGAAGGCGTTCATATATTTCGTCATGAATTCTTTGGTTCCCTCGTTCACGAGGGCTCCAGCGTCATCGAAGAGTTCGGCGGCGCCGCCGATATATGCTTCGGGCTGCGCCATCGCCGGGACGTCCAAGAAGACCAGCGCCTGGCGTAGGTGGTGGTTTGCGCCGAAGGCGCCCAGGCTGCCCGGCGAGATGCTGATGACCGCGCCGGGCTTTCCTGCCCATACGCTCTGCCCATAGGGCCGAGACCCCACGTCCAGCGCATTTTTGAGGCTGCCTGGAACCGATCGGTTATACTCGGGCGTCAAAAAGAGCAGCCCATCGGTTTGGCGGACGCGTTGCCGAAACCCCTTAAAGGCTTCTGGTGCATCTTCGCCGTCGATATCCGGGTTATAGAGCGGCAACTGACCAATCTCGATAATCTCCAAGGCCAGGTTTTCGGGCGCAAGCTTCGCAAGGGCATGAGCCATTTTACGATTGAGGGAGTCTTTGCGAAGGAAGACTGCCAACGATTACGCCGATATTTGCTTTTTGTTTGGTGGTATTCATTGAGCTCTCCAGTTGGTGCATTTGTTAACCATCGCTCGTTACGTTGGATAGAATAATCCCTTGCGCTTACTAGACAATACCCTAAATTGTGGGCGTATCGTTTCCAATCGGAAACAATGTCCGATAGACGAGGAGGTTAGCGATGGATATATCGTCAGCGATGCAGATCTTTGTTGAGGTCGTCCGCGAGGAGGGGTTCACCGCGGCGGCGCGCAAGCTCAAGGTTTCGAAGTCGCATGTGAGCAAACAGGTCGACCGACTTGAGGAGCACCTGGGGGTGCGCCTCTTGGAGCGGACGACGCGACAGGTGTCGGTCACCGAACTGGGCGCCATCTATTTTGAGCATTGTCGGCGGATCCTTGAGGAGATCGACGAGGCAGAGCGCGCCGTTACAAGCCTTCAGGCCTCGCCGGTCGGGTTGTTGCGCGTCAGCGCACCGGTGTCCTTTGGCATGATGTACCTCAATGAGGTCGTCCTGGACTTCATCGAAAAGTGGCCGGAACTCGAGATCGACATTCACTACGCGGATACGCGCGTCGATCTAATCGGCGAAGGGTTTGACGTAGCGGTGCGCATTGATGCGCTCGACGATTCGGGGCTCATCGCTCGACGCCTCGCCCCGATCAAGCTCGGTCTGGTCGCAAGCCCGGAGTACCTGGAGCGATTCGGGCGCCCCGGACACCCCCGCGAGCTCGATGGGCACTCCTGCCTGCTCTATAAATACCAGGCAACGGGGACAAATTGGCGCCTCCACGGGCCTGACGGCGAAACCGTCGTGCGCGTCGAAGGTCGGGTGATGGCCAATAACGGCCGCGCCCTGGTCGACGCGGCCCGTCGCGGCCTGGGCATCGCGCTTGCCCCTGACTTCATCGCCTTCGATGCTCTGGATAGCGGCGAACTTGAGTTCATCCTCAAACCCTGGTCGCCAGGCAACCTTGTCCTGTCGGCGGTGTATCCGCATCGGCGCTATCTCTCCCAGAAAGTCCGTCTTTTTATCGACTTTTTAGCTGAACGCTACCGAGAGTCCCCGCCCTGGGCGTGTATGGAGTAGCCCAAGCGCAGCCTTCTCGCCCGGCGTTTTCAGGCCTAATATATTGGCGATTCTTTAGGTCGTATTTTTGTATTATGATGCCCGTGAATTCGAAGTTAGAGATTTATAATAAAATGGAGTGATAGATGGCCATCATGATTCCCGACGTTCCGCCTTCGAAAAAGGGCTCCGTCCATTCAGAAAACGAGTTTTGGACCGAGCTTAAATTGCAGCTATCCGACGCTTTCTATGTCTATCATGGCCTTCCCTATCTGACGGCCGAGGCGCGCCAGGGAGAGGTCGATTTTCTGGTGCTCCACCGCGAGTACGGGCTCTTGAATGTCGAATGTAAAGGCGGCGGCGTTAAACGCGAAGACAATGGCCGGTGGTATCGCAAGGACGAGTACGGGCGCCCAAAGCGGCTCAATCGAAGCCCGATGGAGCAGGCGGCGGACCAGTTGCGCGCGATCGTAAAAGGTCTGTGTGACCCCTTGCGGCGAAACCTCGAAGAACATTTTCGCGATTTTCCCGTCCTCTACGGCTGGGCGTTGGCGTTTCCGCTGAGCCAGCGTGACGACCTTAATCTTCCGCTCGATCTCCAACCCGAGATCGTCATTGATTCGAACGATATCGCCCTCGATCTTGAGGCGAAGGTTGTCGAGGCGTTCAGGTTCCACGCCCGCAAACTTGGCGGGAAGCCTCCTGTGCTCTCGCCGGAGCAATTCGAGATCTTCCGATCGGTGGTTTCGCCGGAGGTCGCCCTCGAAGAGACTACGGCCGGGCGAATTGCGTTGGATAAACGGGCGATGCGCCGCTTGTCGAAGGAGCAGGCGCGTGGCGTCGAGAATGTTCTGGAGAACCGCCGGCTGCGTGTGCGCGGCGGCGCGGGCACCGGCAAGACCGTCATGGCGTTGCACGCGGCGAAGAAGTTGGCCGAGCAGGGGAAGCGCGTGTTGATCACCTGCTTTAATATTAAATTGGCGGACTTCATCGCCAGCACCACTCAGGGGTGGTCCCAGCTAAAGGGCACGGTCGACGTACATCATTTTCATCAACTCTGCGCCCAGGCCGGCGACGATATCCAGGGCGGACTTAATTACCCGAAACCCGGCGCGTCGGCCGCTGAGCAAGCTGAGTTCTGGAACGAGACGGCACCGTTTGCGGTATTTCGGGCGGTCGACAGCGATAAATTCTCGATGGGTCCCTGGGATGCGATTCTCGTCGACGAGGCGCAGGATTTTCTGCCGATCTGGTGGGAAGTGCTCGAGGGATGTCTGCAGGACGAGACCAGCAGCATGGCGATCTTCTACGACGAACGTCAGAATATCTTCGATAAGGATACCGCGATTCCCGAGTGGGGGCTGGTTTACGCGTTGAAGGAGAATTTTCGCAATACCAAGGAGATACTGCGGGCGATTGAGCCGCTTTGCGAGGAGACATTGGTCTCGCATCCCGAGTGCATCGAGGGGAAGGTCCCGAGCGTCTACCAACAGGGTAGCCCGTCGAAAACACGCGAGAGGGTCGGGGAATTGCTCGCGAAATTAGTGGATCGGCAGAATATTAAATACCAGCAGATTGCCATCCTTACGCCCCGCAGCCCGAGGAACTCAAGCCTCGAGGGCGCGCGCGAACTCGGCGGTGTTCCGATTGTTCACGTGGTTGACGAATGGCAAAGCGGGGTGCTTCACTCGAGCATCAGTGGGTTCAAGGGCCTGGAGGCGGACATCGTCATCCTCGTCGATATCGACCCCAGCGACCCGCGCTGTTCCGTAAACGCCCGCTATGTCGCGGCGTCGCGGGCCAAACATCGCCTGCATGTCTTCGAAAAGGGCAATTGGTTGACCCCACACTGATCGGTTTACGAGTCAGCAGATGCGCCTCGGCGGCCGCTACGATTGCCCCCGCTGAAGGCGTGTGCCAATATTTCGGGAATCGTTTGGCGAGTTTTTAATCTTTTTAGGGCGTCATTTTATGTTGCAGGTCTGGTATTCGAATTCCCTTGATAGACTCGTCGACGGTCTGGTCGAAGTTGAAGCCACGGAGCGAAAGAATCTCGGGCTAAACCCGATTGAGCGCTCCCCTGTGGTCGTCCCCGGCGCGAATATGGGGACGTATCTGAAATACGCGGTGGCGACTCGCGCGGGGATCGCCGGGCGCATCGAGCCCTGGCATATCGGTGACTTTTTCGACGCCCTTTTGCCCGATGACAGTAGCTTTCAGACCTTAAACGCGTCAAAAATTCAGGTGTTACTCCTCGATATCTTCGAGGATGAGGCGTTGCTCGGGGCACCCGAATTAAAGGAGCCTCGCGATTATCTTGCGATGAGCAACGCGGAGCGGAGCTCCGACTCGGATACGCGCGCCCTTCGCCGCTTCCAACTCAGCGGGCATATCGCGCAGCTCTTCGAGGAATATCACCTCAATCGCCCTAAAATGTTGCTCGAGTGGCTGGAGGCGGAGCCTGGGGACGCGGCCCCTGAGGGCGCGTCGCTCACCGAGTTCGAACGCACCGAGCGCTGGCAGCGCGCCCTCTGGCTCCTCCTCTTTGGCGAAGGTGGGCGAATCGAGCGCCTCGCCGAAGAAACCGGCGTGCGCTATCTGCGCCCGGACCAGATCTTTGACCGGGTCCCGCCCGGCCGTTTGCGTCTTCCGCCGGTGATCCAATTCTTCGCCCTCGACCGCGTGGGCGGCGTCTACGAGAAGTTATTGGGTCAACTCGGTGAGCTCACGCGCGTGCATATCTGGGCGCTGAACCCGTGCATCGAGTTTTGGGAGGATGTGCTCACCGATTTCGACGAGGAGTCGCACCTCTTGTCGAGCGCTCGCTCGGCGCCGAGCACGCCCGGCCAAGCCGACTTGCTCGCCCCGATGATCGACGAGACCTTCTGGGAGCCTGAGCGCTTTCCGCTGCCGCTTCGGCTCTGGGGGCGCGCCGGGCGCGACCAGATGCGCATGTATAACCGCCTCTGCGGCTATGATCCGCGCATGGAATTTGTGGACGCCGAAGACGAGCAACCAACCGTCCTCAAACAATTGCAGCGCGATGTTCTTAAGCTGCAATATGAGCGCAGTGAGCCGATGGCGCGCTTCGCTGCGTCGGACGCTGTGGACGAGAGCATCACCGTCTTCGCATGCTCCGGGGTGCAGCGCGAAGTCGAGACCATCGCCAACGAGATTTGGCGATTGATGCGCGCCGATCCCACGCTTCAATTCAATGAGATCGCGCTGATCCTCGGGCGCGAGCAATCTGCGGCGTATCAGACCCAGGTGGAGGCGGTTTTCCAGCAGGTCCACGGCATTCCCTATAATATCATTGATATCGACTCGACCGGGGCGGGGCGCGTTTTCGAGGCCCTCGACCTCCTCTTTGAGTTGCCCTTTGGTGACCTTCGGCGGCGAGACCTTTTGCGGCTGTTGACGCACCCTAATGTGATCGCGAAGTTCTCCGATATCGATCCGGACGTCTGGCTGCGTTGGTGCGATGACCTGCATATCGTCCACGGCGCCGACCATCATGACCACGAAGAAAGCTATATTGAGCAGGACCTTTATAATTGGGATCAGGGTCTAAAGCGCCTGGTGCTGGGTGGGTTTATGACCGGCGCGCCGAGCGGAGACGAGCGCATTTATGGGGGCGCAGGCTTTGAGTATTTGCCGCATGAGATCGCCCATGGTGACGCCGAGAGCGCGGCGATCTTTGTGCGCACGGCGCGCGCGCTGATTCGCGATTCGCGCCGATTTAAGGTCGAGAAGCGGACCTTGCGCGCCTGGTTTGACGAGCTTGCCAGCCTCATTCAGCGCTACCTTGGCGCCGAGACCGACGCCGATGACGCCGACCTGAGGTTGTGTTTGGCGACGCTGAGCGAGCTTGCGGACATGCCGCCGCCCGAGGACGCGCCGCGCAAAGTGTCCTATCGCATCGCGCGTGAATTTGTGCGCCGCGAGATGGGCAAGATGAGCGGGAATCGGGGGCAATACCTCATTGACGGCGTGAGCGTGTCGGCCTTTATGCCGGCGCGCCCGATGCCCTTTCGCGTGATCTTTTGCGCGGGCATGGGCGAGGCGACGTTTCCGTCCTCGGAGCCGGTGGACCCGCTCGACCTGCGGCGCGAGAAGTGGGTGGAGGGCGACGCGAGCCGGCGAGACCTCGATAAATACGCGTTCTTTCAGGCGCTGATGGCGGCCAGGGAGCGAATCTATCTCTCCTATATTGCCCGCGATAGCCGCACGGGAGAGGGCCTCGAGCCGTCGTCGGTGGTGCAGGATTTGATGCGCATGGTGGCCCAGCAATATATGGGGCAGGAGCGCGCCGACGCCCGCGTTTTGGCCCAGCCGCTTCGGCGCTATCATCCGGGTTATTTCCCCCAACTTAGGGACGATGACGCGAGCGAGCCGCTCGACTTAGGGCCCAACTTCCACCCCGAGGCCCGCCTCGAGGCCAGCGCGCTCGCCCTGCGCGACAGCCTCGTTGAGCACCTGGAGCATTACCCGAATCGGGCCGCATCCGCCGGGATGCTCAACGCGGGCTTTGAGTTTCCGGAGGTCGCGCACCTCCTCGACGTCGTTGATACGCCGACCCGCGAGTTGCTCAATCGGGTGCTCGGCACCTATCGCCTGAGCGGGGCGAAGGGCCCATCCCGAGACCTTCGGGAAGTGTCGATATCGCTGACTCAATTGCGCCAATTTTTGGAGAGTCCATTGCAGACTTCGGCGCGCTGGTCGCTGGGGATGCGCGGGGACGAGGACGAGGATCTTCTCGCGGTCGACGACGAGATTTTTGAGGCATCCTATGTCGAGTCGCTGATGTTGATGCGCGATGTATTTGAGCGCACGCTGACCGATCCGCGGGGCGGGCGCGACGCCTCCCAGCTCGAGGCCGCCTATGATTCGCGCGCGCGATTTTTAGAATTGCAGGGCGTTTTGCCGACCGGAGTTTTCTTTCGCGAGGCGCGCAATCGCCACCTCGACGCCCTCGCCATCTGGCAGGCGAATCTGGGGCATTTTCGGATTCCTACGGACACGCCCCTGGAGCTCAGGAGTTTTGGGCGCGCGCGAAAACGCGTGCAGGGCGGTCAGAGTCTGGACTCGATTCGCTTCGACGTGGAGTTGCCGGAGCCCGCGACCGGCGACGTGCAGCGGGTGCGCGTGGAGGTCAGCGGTGTGAGCGAATTGCTCGCAAAGGACGCGACCATGGCCGTGACGCCCGTGCTGAGGACGTCGGCCAAGGAGAAGGATTTTTTGCGCGGATTCTTAAGCCAGGTCGCGCTGGCCGCGGCCGGTGAGGGCGACGAGAATGCGCCGTTTGAGGCGATTGTGCTGCCTGGCAAGGCGATCGAAAAGCCGAAGTCTCAGCAAAAATTTCGCATGCAATTCGCGCCAATCTCACAGCCCGACGCCATCGCCTATTTGAAGGCGCTGAGCGTCGACTTCCTCAGCGGTGTTCACGCCAACACGATGCCCATCGAGGCCGTGTTCGACTATTTTAAGCCGGATAACGAAGTGTCTTTTGCTGATTTGGTCGAGAAACAATTCGCCAATACTTGGTCCTCGTGCAGCGAGGAGTATGGGCCGGTTCGACA encodes:
- a CDS encoding pirin family protein gives rise to the protein MIKIRNANERGISRTGWLNSRHTFSFGSYRDPQHMGFRGLRVINDDRVIPGMGFGEHPHRDMEIISYVVEGALQHRDSMGNGSVINAGDVQLLSAGSGITHSEFNASKTEPVRFLQIWLPPSSTGLKPRYAQQARSRTSGGELELLFSPDGRDDSIEIRTDAYIYGTKLTSGNDVTVELAKGRHAWVQVVTGAIDLAGHELVEGDGAAISDEEMLKITAKADADVLIFDLK
- a CDS encoding NADPH-dependent FMN reductase, yielding MAHALAKLAPENLALEIIEIGQLPLYNPDIDGEDAPEAFKGFRQRVRQTDGLLFLTPEYNRSVPGSLKNALDVGSRPYGQSVWAGKPGAVISISPGSLGAFGANHHLRQALVFLDVPAMAQPEAYIGGAAELFDDAGALVNEGTKEFMTKYMNAFEAWVHTNR
- a CDS encoding LysR family transcriptional regulator, coding for MDISSAMQIFVEVVREEGFTAAARKLKVSKSHVSKQVDRLEEHLGVRLLERTTRQVSVTELGAIYFEHCRRILEEIDEAERAVTSLQASPVGLLRVSAPVSFGMMYLNEVVLDFIEKWPELEIDIHYADTRVDLIGEGFDVAVRIDALDDSGLIARRLAPIKLGLVASPEYLERFGRPGHPRELDGHSCLLYKYQATGTNWRLHGPDGETVVRVEGRVMANNGRALVDAARRGLGIALAPDFIAFDALDSGELEFILKPWSPGNLVLSAVYPHRRYLSQKVRLFIDFLAERYRESPPWACME
- a CDS encoding nuclease-related domain-containing DEAD/DEAH box helicase, whose protein sequence is MAIMIPDVPPSKKGSVHSENEFWTELKLQLSDAFYVYHGLPYLTAEARQGEVDFLVLHREYGLLNVECKGGGVKREDNGRWYRKDEYGRPKRLNRSPMEQAADQLRAIVKGLCDPLRRNLEEHFRDFPVLYGWALAFPLSQRDDLNLPLDLQPEIVIDSNDIALDLEAKVVEAFRFHARKLGGKPPVLSPEQFEIFRSVVSPEVALEETTAGRIALDKRAMRRLSKEQARGVENVLENRRLRVRGGAGTGKTVMALHAAKKLAEQGKRVLITCFNIKLADFIASTTQGWSQLKGTVDVHHFHQLCAQAGDDIQGGLNYPKPGASAAEQAEFWNETAPFAVFRAVDSDKFSMGPWDAILVDEAQDFLPIWWEVLEGCLQDETSSMAIFYDERQNIFDKDTAIPEWGLVYALKENFRNTKEILRAIEPLCEETLVSHPECIEGKVPSVYQQGSPSKTRERVGELLAKLVDRQNIKYQQIAILTPRSPRNSSLEGARELGGVPIVHVVDEWQSGVLHSSISGFKGLEADIVILVDIDPSDPRCSVNARYVAASRAKHRLHVFEKGNWLTPH
- a CDS encoding exodeoxyribonuclease V subunit gamma, which translates into the protein MLQVWYSNSLDRLVDGLVEVEATERKNLGLNPIERSPVVVPGANMGTYLKYAVATRAGIAGRIEPWHIGDFFDALLPDDSSFQTLNASKIQVLLLDIFEDEALLGAPELKEPRDYLAMSNAERSSDSDTRALRRFQLSGHIAQLFEEYHLNRPKMLLEWLEAEPGDAAPEGASLTEFERTERWQRALWLLLFGEGGRIERLAEETGVRYLRPDQIFDRVPPGRLRLPPVIQFFALDRVGGVYEKLLGQLGELTRVHIWALNPCIEFWEDVLTDFDEESHLLSSARSAPSTPGQADLLAPMIDETFWEPERFPLPLRLWGRAGRDQMRMYNRLCGYDPRMEFVDAEDEQPTVLKQLQRDVLKLQYERSEPMARFAASDAVDESITVFACSGVQREVETIANEIWRLMRADPTLQFNEIALILGREQSAAYQTQVEAVFQQVHGIPYNIIDIDSTGAGRVFEALDLLFELPFGDLRRRDLLRLLTHPNVIAKFSDIDPDVWLRWCDDLHIVHGADHHDHEESYIEQDLYNWDQGLKRLVLGGFMTGAPSGDERIYGGAGFEYLPHEIAHGDAESAAIFVRTARALIRDSRRFKVEKRTLRAWFDELASLIQRYLGAETDADDADLRLCLATLSELADMPPPEDAPRKVSYRIAREFVRREMGKMSGNRGQYLIDGVSVSAFMPARPMPFRVIFCAGMGEATFPSSEPVDPLDLRREKWVEGDASRRDLDKYAFFQALMAARERIYLSYIARDSRTGEGLEPSSVVQDLMRMVAQQYMGQERADARVLAQPLRRYHPGYFPQLRDDDASEPLDLGPNFHPEARLEASALALRDSLVEHLEHYPNRAASAGMLNAGFEFPEVAHLLDVVDTPTRELLNRVLGTYRLSGAKGPSRDLREVSISLTQLRQFLESPLQTSARWSLGMRGDEDEDLLAVDDEIFEASYVESLMLMRDVFERTLTDPRGGRDASQLEAAYDSRARFLELQGVLPTGVFFREARNRHLDALAIWQANLGHFRIPTDTPLELRSFGRARKRVQGGQSLDSIRFDVELPEPATGDVQRVRVEVSGVSELLAKDATMAVTPVLRTSAKEKDFLRGFLSQVALAAAGEGDENAPFEAIVLPGKAIEKPKSQQKFRMQFAPISQPDAIAYLKALSVDFLSGVHANTMPIEAVFDYFKPDNEVSFADLVEKQFANTWSSCSEEYGPVRQPSRFPAPPNAEAILARRFEPFFSRVLAEKEDA